One Pyrofollis japonicus DNA window includes the following coding sequences:
- a CDS encoding ABC transporter substrate-binding protein yields the protein MASRNAWIATGIIIILIIIGVAWYYASKGGGTTTTSPSPTTTVSPSPTTTSSPTASPSPTVTSSPSPTTTKTTPKTTTTTTTTKTTTAKPPAQLPKGVHVIEVSKAVVVVAPKNVQIPKIDTHGKKLIVVKYEVDEKKTKPPEKCVAFTSINPAFYRNVTIDALIMAGRQETNPEIREAIYEAVYKLSNEEVPILWLGQYVFVRTEWSWLHGRYYNPVLAERFDLLWEDSNAPVVDLGFGGYKNNASTFVDATIGWPDTFDPAADYETFGWAIWHNIGDTLVTYWKEDTKNYIPDVAVAWVHDKSGTTWYFVIRSGIKAYDPWHNKVYDISAVDVLFSIWRIARLGLDPSWMITEFIDVNASKVLTEQELDQLLAQGNLVAEYKGKVATPKSLDELLKFFGYNGKTAGVVMLKLYRPYAAILSILADPFASVLPMKYFFDNVDQLKGKYDEALKESENGKNPAAWAKYVQPGEQDPTHLYIHKYPVATGPYYVADYKEDSYIVLKYNPYYWNKTLWNTKPYGENGVPSHKIAIYIIANDAVTRIQLYKSGQADVAAVPLDRLKDVEGYKYPGTNFEIKVEKGGLTLTIVYIVLNALKEPFNNKLVRQALMYAIPFDQIAETVYSGFLAPLYGVIPAGLMGHNDDIVTKYEFNLDKAMELIQKSGIDPTKYSIEIWYNQGNTQREQIATLLQQTWGQLGFQVSVKALNWPTLLSKTEKGDFQVYIIGWAPDYLDPDDYAGPLLWGGTYFKYLEVTVQG from the coding sequence ATGGCTTCTCGTAATGCATGGATAGCTACTGGAATAATCATTATATTAATCATCATAGGCGTTGCGTGGTATTACGCGTCAAAAGGCGGCGGCACGACAACTACTTCACCATCACCAACTACAACGGTGTCTCCGTCCCCAACAACGACCTCCTCACCCACAGCGTCCCCATCTCCGACAGTAACGAGTTCTCCATCTCCTACGACAACAAAGACGACACCAAAGACTACAACCACCACTACAACTACGAAGACAACTACAGCAAAGCCTCCTGCACAACTACCTAAAGGCGTCCACGTAATAGAGGTCAGCAAAGCTGTTGTAGTAGTAGCGCCGAAGAACGTACAAATACCTAAGATAGATACTCATGGAAAGAAGCTAATTGTAGTAAAATACGAAGTTGATGAAAAGAAGACAAAGCCGCCAGAGAAATGTGTGGCCTTTACAAGCATTAACCCAGCGTTCTACAGGAACGTCACAATAGATGCCCTAATAATGGCTGGTAGGCAGGAGACGAACCCGGAGATAAGAGAAGCAATCTACGAGGCAGTATACAAGCTAAGCAACGAGGAAGTCCCAATACTATGGCTAGGCCAGTACGTCTTCGTGAGAACTGAGTGGAGCTGGCTACATGGGCGCTACTACAACCCAGTGCTGGCTGAGAGATTCGACCTACTATGGGAGGACTCTAATGCACCAGTAGTCGACCTCGGATTCGGCGGCTACAAGAACAACGCTTCAACATTCGTTGACGCCACTATTGGTTGGCCAGACACATTTGACCCTGCAGCAGACTACGAGACCTTCGGCTGGGCCATCTGGCACAACATAGGTGACACCCTAGTCACTTACTGGAAGGAGGACACCAAGAACTACATACCCGATGTGGCAGTCGCATGGGTACACGATAAGAGCGGCACGACCTGGTACTTCGTCATAAGGAGCGGAATAAAGGCATACGACCCGTGGCACAACAAGGTATACGACATAAGCGCTGTAGACGTATTGTTCAGCATATGGCGTATCGCAAGACTAGGCCTAGACCCGAGCTGGATGATAACCGAGTTCATTGATGTGAACGCGAGCAAGGTCCTAACAGAGCAGGAGCTAGACCAGCTATTAGCCCAGGGCAACCTAGTAGCGGAGTACAAGGGTAAAGTAGCTACCCCGAAGAGCCTAGACGAGCTGCTCAAGTTCTTCGGGTACAACGGCAAGACAGCAGGAGTAGTAATGCTGAAACTATACAGGCCGTACGCTGCAATCCTAAGCATACTCGCCGACCCATTCGCATCAGTACTGCCAATGAAGTACTTCTTCGACAACGTTGACCAGCTGAAAGGCAAATACGATGAAGCACTCAAAGAGTCCGAGAACGGAAAGAATCCAGCAGCATGGGCAAAGTACGTACAGCCGGGCGAGCAGGACCCAACCCACCTCTACATCCATAAGTACCCTGTAGCAACCGGTCCATACTACGTAGCAGACTACAAGGAGGACAGCTACATAGTGCTAAAGTACAACCCATACTACTGGAACAAGACCCTATGGAACACAAAGCCGTATGGTGAGAACGGCGTACCAAGCCACAAGATCGCCATCTACATAATAGCCAACGACGCTGTGACAAGGATACAGCTCTACAAGAGCGGTCAAGCAGACGTTGCAGCAGTACCACTAGACAGGCTCAAGGACGTTGAGGGCTACAAGTACCCAGGCACTAACTTCGAGATAAAGGTTGAGAAGGGCGGCCTAACACTGACAATAGTATACATAGTGCTGAATGCGCTAAAGGAGCCCTTCAACAACAAGCTGGTAAGGCAGGCACTAATGTATGCAATACCATTCGACCAGATAGCTGAGACCGTGTACAGCGGCTTCCTTGCACCTCTCTACGGCGTAATACCGGCAGGACTAATGGGCCACAACGACGACATAGTAACGAAGTACGAGTTCAACCTAGACAAGGCAATGGAGCTTATACAGAAGAGCGGTATAGACCCAACCAAGTATAGCATAGAGATATGGTACAACCAGGGCAACACGCAGCGTGAGCAAATAGCAACACTCCTGCAGCAGACGTGGGGTCAGCTAGGATTCCAGGTAAGCGTCAAGGCACTCAACTGGCCAACACTACTAAGCAAGACCGAGAAAGGTGACTTCCAGGTCTACATCATCGGCTGGGCACCAGACTACCTAGACCCCGACGACTACGCAGGCCCACTACTATGGGGCGGCACATACTTCAAGTATCTCGAGGTAACAGTGCAAGGCTAA
- a CDS encoding ABC transporter permease → MAELKKFLVRRLLTFIPTLVGATLLVFIIAVKIPGNPARLWAGGEKASPEVVARLVAEYHLNDTWYNQYYFFMKNILSGTAISPVTHTNIWDEITERLLEVTLPLALFAFILVVLIGIPLGILSAIKRDTWIDVIIRAFALIGVSTPIFWLAYLLIFWLQPKGLVTLAGMPLPPNWESYKITGVPPIDALLRLDLHYLLVFIKRMWLPAFLLAYGGIGVITRLTRNSFLDAMSGEYVVFMEARGFPKRRIYMHVLRNALTPIVTVLGLMFGGLLAGAPITETIFGLPGLGRYILQSIYNFDYLTMITGVFFVALIYMTSNLIVDILYAVIDPRVRY, encoded by the coding sequence TTGGCGGAACTTAAGAAGTTCCTCGTGCGCAGATTACTGACATTTATACCAACCCTTGTAGGTGCGACACTACTGGTTTTCATAATTGCTGTCAAGATTCCCGGAAATCCTGCCCGTCTATGGGCTGGCGGCGAGAAGGCGTCTCCCGAAGTTGTTGCAAGGCTCGTAGCAGAGTATCATCTCAACGATACCTGGTATAATCAGTACTATTTCTTTATGAAGAACATCCTATCGGGTACGGCAATAAGCCCCGTGACACACACCAATATTTGGGATGAGATAACCGAACGGCTCCTTGAAGTAACGCTCCCATTAGCGCTCTTCGCATTCATACTCGTGGTCTTGATAGGCATACCATTAGGCATTCTCTCGGCGATAAAAAGGGATACGTGGATAGACGTAATAATAAGGGCGTTTGCATTAATAGGTGTTTCAACACCTATCTTCTGGCTGGCCTATCTACTAATATTCTGGCTGCAGCCAAAGGGCCTGGTAACGCTGGCCGGAATGCCTCTGCCACCGAACTGGGAATCCTATAAGATAACTGGGGTTCCTCCGATTGACGCTTTGCTGAGACTTGATCTTCACTACCTATTGGTCTTCATTAAGAGGATGTGGCTCCCAGCATTCCTGCTAGCCTACGGAGGCATAGGAGTCATAACTAGGCTTACGCGTAACAGCTTCCTGGATGCAATGAGTGGCGAGTACGTAGTCTTCATGGAGGCGAGGGGGTTCCCTAAGCGGAGAATATATATGCATGTGTTGAGAAATGCGTTGACTCCCATAGTCACAGTGCTCGGCCTCATGTTTGGCGGGTTACTTGCTGGTGCACCCATAACGGAGACCATTTTCGGACTACCAGGGCTTGGCCGATACATACTACAATCAATATACAACTTCGACTACTTGACAATGATTACTGGCGTGTTCTTTGTAGCACTGATATACATGACTAGCAACCTCATAGTCGACATACTGTACGCGGTGATAGATCCACGCGTAAGATACTAA
- a CDS encoding B12-binding domain-containing radical SAM protein, with protein MRYHEKKTPKKPLRVDFVISVDRCMMSNHHGKEFIGFMATGPAIGVPEKVWRWIACPAMKVDEHGRPWQAPYGLRKIEAALQDAGFNAHIIDPDYVAYYVTHGAKALLIGHHDYFAFGPPSNEWWMVSGHEPINRKSFIDFISMPEIWKAKKEYGLRVVVGGPAVWQWEVWREALERWPVDTLVDGEAEKIIVKLAEKIVNGEELPRKVVVPPQESPKIEEIPLIKAPSVNGLVEIMRGCPRGCKFCSVTLRPLRFMPLERIEAEIRLNLENGTCGFIYHSEDVLLYGADVVKPREEPLIKLHKLAAKYLEKYEAGFAWSHASLAAVKYAEEHGRIVSKIAELVLDGDVRKILGVEVGIETGSVRLAKKIMPAKAAPYPAEKWPDIVEDAFRIMADNNIVPAATFILGLPGETEQDVYETIEVIERLRPYPSLIVPMFFVPMGMLKDLEGFRREYLRDYHIDAMKVAADHTIKWARYIISRGYLDKPQYAPLRAALKLFLWYAEKKIRKAYEYYRNLFSVPHRQAAAVAEMHA; from the coding sequence ATGAGGTACCATGAGAAGAAGACGCCGAAAAAACCCTTGCGCGTTGACTTCGTGATAAGTGTTGACCGCTGCATGATGAGTAACCATCATGGCAAGGAGTTCATAGGCTTTATGGCAACGGGTCCTGCTATTGGCGTGCCTGAGAAAGTATGGCGATGGATTGCTTGCCCCGCTATGAAAGTCGACGAACATGGTAGGCCCTGGCAGGCTCCCTATGGGCTTCGAAAGATTGAGGCTGCATTACAAGATGCGGGATTCAATGCCCACATCATAGACCCTGACTACGTAGCTTACTATGTCACTCATGGAGCGAAGGCCCTGCTTATAGGCCACCATGATTACTTTGCATTTGGCCCGCCTAGTAACGAGTGGTGGATGGTTAGCGGACATGAGCCCATTAACCGTAAGAGCTTCATAGACTTCATAAGCATGCCGGAAATATGGAAGGCTAAGAAAGAGTATGGCTTGCGTGTAGTTGTTGGAGGCCCGGCTGTCTGGCAATGGGAGGTATGGAGAGAAGCGCTTGAGCGATGGCCTGTTGATACGCTTGTTGACGGTGAAGCCGAGAAGATTATTGTCAAGCTTGCCGAGAAAATCGTTAACGGAGAAGAGCTTCCAAGAAAGGTTGTCGTGCCTCCACAGGAAAGCCCGAAGATAGAGGAGATACCACTAATAAAAGCGCCAAGCGTAAATGGCCTTGTAGAGATAATGAGAGGTTGTCCGCGTGGATGCAAGTTCTGCAGCGTAACCCTGCGCCCCTTACGCTTTATGCCGCTTGAGCGCATAGAGGCAGAGATAAGGCTTAATCTCGAGAATGGTACTTGCGGCTTCATATATCATAGCGAGGACGTACTCCTCTATGGTGCTGATGTTGTAAAGCCTCGCGAGGAGCCTCTTATAAAGCTCCATAAACTCGCGGCCAAGTATCTTGAGAAATACGAAGCCGGTTTTGCATGGAGCCACGCAAGCCTGGCTGCAGTCAAATATGCTGAAGAGCATGGCAGAATAGTCTCTAAGATAGCTGAACTCGTACTCGACGGAGATGTAAGGAAGATCCTTGGTGTCGAAGTAGGGATCGAGACGGGATCAGTAAGGCTTGCCAAGAAGATAATGCCTGCGAAGGCAGCACCATATCCTGCCGAGAAGTGGCCCGACATAGTAGAGGATGCGTTCCGAATAATGGCTGACAATAACATCGTACCTGCAGCGACATTCATCCTAGGCCTCCCCGGTGAAACCGAGCAGGACGTCTACGAAACCATAGAGGTTATTGAACGGCTAAGGCCTTATCCGAGCCTAATAGTCCCAATGTTCTTCGTACCAATGGGGATGCTAAAGGATCTTGAAGGCTTCCGCCGAGAATACTTACGAGACTATCACATCGATGCTATGAAGGTTGCTGCAGACCACACGATAAAATGGGCTCGCTACATAATATCAAGAGGATATCTAGATAAGCCACAGTATGCTCCACTAAGGGCAGCGCTGAAGCTCTTCCTATGGTACGCAGAGAAGAAGATAAGGAAGGCATACGAGTACTACCGTAATCTCTTCAGCGTGCCGCATAGACAAGCAGCGGCTGTTGCCGAAATGCATGCCTAG
- a CDS encoding ABC transporter ATP-binding protein: MSAELKCRDPIVEVRNLYVYFYTYAGVVKAIEDVSFCIERGETYCLVGETGCGKSVTSRAITRLILPPGRIERGKIYYYPEPGKKIDIMKLREEEVKRIRGSEISYIFQDPGTALDPLYTIGYQIAETMLVHGRIRRIKEGIPRAIELLRKTLIPDPEKRVKAYPHELSGGMKQRAVIATALANNPKLVVADEPTTALDATVQAQIMELLRDLKKKEGLTILLITHNMGLVAEMCDRVAVMYAGTIVEEAPTEELFKNPLHPYTRLLLRAVPNPLKRMDKLESIPGTVPNLIYPPPGCRFHPRCPHAMDVCHEKRPPEVWVNENHRVACWLYAQR, encoded by the coding sequence ATGAGCGCCGAGCTCAAGTGCAGAGACCCGATAGTAGAGGTTAGGAATCTCTACGTATACTTCTACACCTATGCTGGCGTCGTAAAGGCGATAGAGGATGTCAGTTTCTGCATAGAGCGTGGAGAGACGTATTGCCTCGTAGGCGAGACAGGGTGCGGGAAATCGGTAACCTCTAGGGCTATCACCAGGCTAATACTCCCGCCGGGGCGCATCGAAAGGGGCAAGATATACTATTATCCCGAGCCGGGCAAGAAGATAGACATAATGAAGCTTAGAGAGGAAGAGGTCAAGAGAATAAGGGGTAGCGAGATCTCCTATATATTCCAGGACCCCGGTACGGCGCTCGATCCACTATATACCATTGGTTACCAGATAGCTGAGACGATGCTAGTCCACGGCAGGATACGCAGGATAAAGGAGGGTATACCCAGGGCTATAGAGTTGCTAAGGAAGACGCTCATCCCGGACCCCGAGAAGCGCGTCAAGGCTTACCCGCATGAGCTGAGTGGTGGTATGAAGCAGAGAGCCGTGATAGCGACTGCGCTTGCAAATAACCCTAAGCTGGTTGTAGCGGATGAGCCTACAACGGCCCTTGACGCAACCGTTCAGGCACAGATAATGGAGCTGCTCAGAGACCTTAAGAAGAAGGAGGGCTTGACAATCCTACTAATTACGCACAATATGGGCCTTGTGGCAGAGATGTGTGACCGGGTTGCAGTAATGTATGCCGGAACTATAGTTGAGGAAGCGCCTACGGAGGAGCTCTTCAAGAACCCGCTACACCCGTATACAAGGCTGCTCTTGAGGGCAGTACCCAACCCGTTGAAGAGGATGGATAAGCTAGAGTCTATTCCGGGCACTGTGCCGAACCTGATATACCCGCCGCCGGGGTGCAGATTCCACCCAAGATGTCCTCATGCAATGGACGTCTGCCACGA
- a CDS encoding cation:proton antiporter has product MSSAVLAEALEVAPAILELSLGFIAGLLGASTSIALDTLALIGSSALMFFAGLEMDPDLVKRRLLKSLGVGLISFLGPLAASATALVLAGYPLRESLIAATGVSTTSVAVVYAILYSSGRTNTEDGQTLLAAAMIADVASIVVFTVLVLKPGNLLYYYVASLIVAPLLLGLLAKHIPPMGHEAEIRIVLSILLSIILFSEAVGIHAVLFSFAVGLAFSPVKGVREEAVKKLEGIVFGFLAPLFFVTAGLEIASVNTVKAVPLLLLLLFSSYPAKVIATYAGLSLFLKSLKTSILRTANLFAARLTMSSIIAFAGLKLGIIQPELSEAILVTAIIVTLLAGLTSRKAIREEDI; this is encoded by the coding sequence TTGTCTAGCGCGGTTCTCGCCGAGGCGCTTGAAGTAGCACCTGCAATTCTGGAGCTGAGCCTAGGCTTTATTGCTGGGCTCCTAGGTGCATCTACCAGTATTGCATTAGACACGCTGGCACTCATAGGTAGTTCGGCTCTGATGTTTTTCGCTGGCCTCGAAATGGACCCAGATCTTGTTAAGAGGAGGCTTCTCAAGAGCCTAGGTGTAGGGTTAATTAGTTTTCTTGGACCTCTCGCAGCATCGGCTACCGCGCTAGTATTGGCAGGATATCCTCTCCGAGAATCGCTCATAGCTGCTACAGGAGTTTCGACGACAAGCGTCGCGGTAGTGTATGCTATTCTCTATTCGAGCGGCAGGACTAATACCGAGGATGGTCAAACACTGCTCGCCGCGGCAATGATCGCTGATGTTGCTAGCATCGTCGTTTTTACTGTGCTTGTGCTGAAACCGGGAAATCTCCTCTATTACTACGTAGCATCACTTATAGTTGCGCCATTGCTTTTAGGACTCTTAGCTAAACATATTCCTCCGATGGGGCACGAGGCAGAGATAAGAATAGTCTTATCGATTCTTCTATCAATTATCTTGTTTTCCGAAGCGGTTGGAATTCATGCAGTCTTGTTTTCGTTTGCAGTGGGGCTTGCATTTTCTCCCGTAAAAGGGGTTAGGGAGGAGGCTGTAAAGAAGCTCGAGGGGATAGTGTTTGGGTTCTTGGCTCCGCTGTTTTTCGTGACAGCGGGCTTGGAGATAGCATCTGTAAATACTGTTAAAGCTGTACCCTTATTGCTGCTGCTCTTGTTCTCAAGCTATCCAGCAAAAGTCATTGCCACTTATGCTGGGTTAAGCCTCTTTCTCAAATCGCTTAAAACTAGCATACTCCGTACAGCGAACTTGTTTGCAGCAAGACTGACAATGTCCTCGATAATAGCGTTTGCCGGTCTAAAGCTTGGCATAATTCAGCCCGAACTATCGGAAGCGATACTGGTTACTGCCATCATCGTTACATTGTTGGCTGGCCTCACTAGCCGGAAGGCAATCCGAGAGGAAGATATCTAG
- a CDS encoding ABC transporter permease, with translation MPEYVYVKNPLDKLTDAMINAFASLMDRIRPGWKTKNRGRIEEWRLMFYTLNRSPLGIVGIVLVAFFIILAIFGPSFAPVSYRTGLVLCDMKARLAPPGTEITIPPKKYCLRMGLHPGKFKFLVGSDNFGRDLWSRLLYGARTSLVVSILVVTVGAAIGILLGLVAGYYGGAVDETIMRITDIFLAFPGLILAMALSATLPYAIEGWFKQHTTLASVLGYLFAVEKIDYPALASLLSVIIALWIVWWPGYTRLIRGTVLSVRENTYVEAAKALGVSDLGIMFRHILPNMIGPVLVYITMDLGGAILTEAGLSFLGLGAVPPLADWGRIIYDGAQFFPNAWWLVFWPGLFIFLTVFGFNLFGDALRDALDPRTRRSIEFKVKKIVSPEEAEGR, from the coding sequence ATGCCCGAGTACGTCTACGTAAAGAACCCTCTGGACAAGCTTACAGACGCAATGATAAATGCGTTTGCATCGCTAATGGATCGCATAAGGCCGGGCTGGAAGACTAAGAACAGGGGCCGTATAGAGGAATGGAGGCTAATGTTCTATACCCTAAATCGTTCACCGCTCGGCATAGTCGGGATAGTACTTGTCGCGTTCTTTATAATACTCGCGATATTTGGACCCTCGTTTGCACCAGTAAGCTATCGTACTGGCCTCGTACTCTGCGACATGAAGGCAAGGCTAGCACCGCCTGGCACAGAGATAACAATACCTCCTAAGAAGTACTGTCTGCGCATGGGGCTCCATCCAGGCAAGTTTAAGTTCCTCGTGGGTAGCGACAACTTCGGCCGAGACCTTTGGAGTAGGCTACTCTACGGTGCACGGACAAGCCTTGTTGTATCAATATTGGTTGTAACTGTTGGAGCAGCTATCGGTATCTTGCTTGGCCTTGTAGCGGGATACTATGGGGGCGCAGTAGATGAGACAATAATGAGGATAACTGACATATTCCTCGCCTTCCCCGGCCTCATATTGGCAATGGCGCTTTCAGCTACATTGCCCTACGCGATCGAAGGATGGTTTAAACAACACACAACACTAGCAAGCGTACTAGGCTACTTGTTCGCTGTTGAGAAAATCGATTATCCCGCACTAGCGAGCTTGCTATCAGTCATCATAGCCTTGTGGATAGTATGGTGGCCCGGCTATACTAGACTCATACGCGGAACCGTGCTAAGCGTCCGTGAGAACACCTATGTGGAGGCAGCCAAGGCTCTAGGAGTATCTGATTTAGGCATAATGTTCCGCCACATACTGCCAAACATGATAGGCCCCGTCCTAGTATACATAACCATGGATCTTGGAGGCGCAATACTGACGGAAGCAGGGCTTAGCTTCCTTGGCCTAGGCGCAGTACCTCCGCTGGCCGACTGGGGACGAATAATCTACGACGGCGCTCAGTTCTTCCCCAATGCGTGGTGGCTAGTATTCTGGCCAGGTCTCTTCATATTCCTAACAGTGTTCGGCTTCAACCTCTTCGGCGACGCGCTGCGAGACGCGCTGGACCCAAGAACTAGGAGAAGCATAGAGTTCAAGGTCAAGAAGATAGTGAGCCCTGAGGAAGCTGAGGGGAGGTGA
- a CDS encoding nucleotidyltransferase family protein, protein MVKALILAGGFGKRLRPLTIDKPKPLVEVAGRPIIEWQILWLRSHGIREFVVAAGYKWEKLVEHLGSGKRLGVNIAYVVEDEPLGTGGAIKNAEHLLRNEDFFLVLNGDIITDLNVENLLEKLRGDESAVAAIALVPLRSPYGVVEVDESDHIVKFIEKPMLEYWINAGVYAMRPTIFDYLPEKGDIERKGFPELAEERKLLGVRFRDVYWRSIDTVKDLEEASRQIEELGLAKKFGA, encoded by the coding sequence TTGGTCAAGGCGCTTATCCTCGCAGGCGGTTTCGGCAAGAGGCTTAGGCCTCTCACCATCGACAAGCCTAAGCCTCTTGTAGAGGTCGCTGGCAGGCCGATAATAGAGTGGCAAATACTGTGGCTTCGGAGCCACGGTATCCGTGAATTCGTAGTCGCCGCTGGATATAAGTGGGAGAAGCTTGTAGAGCACCTCGGCTCCGGTAAACGTCTCGGCGTAAATATTGCATATGTCGTAGAGGACGAGCCCTTAGGGACAGGCGGTGCGATTAAGAATGCTGAACATCTCCTGCGTAACGAGGACTTCTTCCTTGTACTGAATGGTGACATAATAACAGATCTAAACGTGGAGAATTTGCTTGAGAAGCTCAGAGGCGATGAGAGTGCGGTGGCAGCTATTGCTCTGGTGCCTTTGCGTAGCCCTTACGGCGTTGTCGAGGTCGACGAGAGCGACCACATAGTAAAGTTCATAGAGAAGCCCATGCTAGAGTACTGGATAAATGCAGGCGTCTATGCAATGAGGCCAACAATATTCGACTACCTCCCCGAGAAGGGCGATATAGAGAGGAAGGGGTTCCCTGAGCTGGCGGAAGAGCGTAAACTCCTTGGTGTAAGGTTCCGGGACGTGTACTGGCGAAGCATTGATACCGTGAAGGACTTGGAAGAGGCATCTAGGCAGATAGAGGAGCTAGGTCTGGCTAAAAAGTTCGGAGCCTAG
- a CDS encoding AMP phosphorylase has product MEESVRRFRVKASEVQAGSIDLVMLNPSDALSLGVLPGERIQIICSDCSCGAALIVSKSVEQGTVVVSEGIQERIKITGCDTVHIVPLGVPGSLEFLKKRLRGEKLGAKEIKAIIADIVQGYYDDAGIAAFLSAQTMRGMDEEELEYLIRAMVETGTVVEFGETVFDEHSIGGVPGNSKVALLAVPIVASTGLLIPKTSSRAITSPAGTADTMEVLARVAFSPDELRDIAKKVRGVLAWGGSLNLAPADDIFVRVERKLGLDPPVQLVASILAKKLAMSVSNLVLDIPVGKGAKVETETEAEKLASMFMQQAGRLGIKIRIALTYGGEPIGFSVGPALEAQEALETLIKGEGSPSLVTKACSLAGLLLEIGGVSGPGKGFEKACEILRSGQAYAKFREILEAQEGDPDIKPEDIELGKYTYTLEATTEGTVTHIDNHIITMAARAAGAPQDKKAGIRLHAKVGYRVSRGDPLLTVHASSKTKLKEALQILAVNAGIVVEGMLIKVLP; this is encoded by the coding sequence ATGGAGGAATCTGTTAGACGTTTTCGCGTAAAAGCATCAGAAGTACAAGCAGGCAGCATCGACCTCGTAATGCTTAACCCCTCAGATGCTCTATCCCTCGGAGTACTACCTGGCGAAAGAATACAAATCATATGCTCTGATTGCAGCTGCGGAGCTGCACTCATAGTATCGAAAAGCGTTGAACAGGGAACAGTTGTCGTGTCCGAAGGCATCCAGGAAAGAATAAAGATCACCGGCTGCGATACGGTCCATATAGTTCCTCTAGGTGTGCCCGGAAGCCTCGAGTTTCTGAAAAAGCGTCTACGCGGCGAAAAACTGGGCGCCAAGGAGATAAAAGCAATAATAGCTGACATCGTGCAAGGATACTACGATGATGCAGGCATAGCCGCCTTCCTCTCTGCTCAAACAATGAGAGGTATGGACGAGGAGGAACTAGAGTACCTTATACGAGCAATGGTTGAGACCGGGACTGTCGTAGAGTTCGGCGAAACGGTGTTCGACGAGCACAGCATAGGAGGAGTGCCCGGAAACAGCAAGGTAGCATTACTTGCAGTACCAATAGTTGCATCAACGGGGCTATTAATACCCAAGACAAGCAGCAGAGCCATAACGAGTCCAGCAGGAACAGCGGACACTATGGAGGTCCTAGCAAGGGTAGCCTTTAGCCCTGACGAGCTACGCGACATCGCGAAAAAAGTTCGCGGAGTACTGGCTTGGGGCGGCAGCCTCAACCTAGCACCCGCTGATGACATATTTGTACGAGTCGAGAGAAAGCTAGGCCTCGACCCGCCCGTCCAGCTCGTTGCAAGCATTCTTGCAAAGAAGCTGGCCATGAGCGTCTCTAACCTAGTACTCGACATCCCGGTCGGCAAGGGCGCAAAGGTTGAAACCGAGACCGAGGCCGAGAAGCTGGCAAGCATGTTTATGCAGCAAGCCGGCAGGCTGGGAATAAAGATAAGAATAGCTTTAACCTATGGAGGCGAGCCGATAGGGTTCAGCGTAGGCCCTGCACTTGAGGCACAAGAGGCCCTCGAGACCCTCATCAAGGGCGAGGGTAGTCCGAGCCTAGTAACCAAGGCTTGTAGCTTGGCAGGCCTATTGCTAGAGATAGGCGGAGTAAGTGGGCCCGGAAAAGGCTTCGAGAAGGCATGTGAAATTCTACGCTCCGGACAAGCCTACGCGAAATTCCGCGAAATACTTGAAGCACAGGAAGGAGATCCTGACATAAAGCCCGAGGACATAGAGCTTGGCAAGTACACATACACGCTAGAGGCAACTACTGAGGGCACAGTCACACACATAGATAACCACATAATAACAATGGCTGCACGAGCCGCAGGAGCTCCTCAGGATAAGAAGGCTGGCATAAGGCTTCACGCGAAGGTAGGATACCGAGTATCGAGAGGAGACCCGCTCCTAACGGTTCATGCAAGTAGTAAAACAAAGCTCAAAGAAGCACTCCAAATACTTGCAGTAAATGCCGGCATCGTTGTAGAGGGAATGTTGATAAAGGTACTACCTTGA